A section of the Malus sylvestris chromosome 17, drMalSylv7.2, whole genome shotgun sequence genome encodes:
- the LOC126609769 gene encoding uncharacterized protein LOC126609769, whose translation MPKPNFLEPKKSPSAFAYKKNFQKFATESPNFLYLDDCGRSGCSRLCQHAELSSAELDSNFGRPPSSATWGTPTTWFVSRLTKPETTSKLQVKLIHYLVHLHQLKIPPLDGGRVLPENMPHLPMRQIRQVKTTSHSDT comes from the exons ATGCCAAAACCGAACTTTCTCGAGCCAAAGAAATCGCCATCAGCCTTcgcctataaaaaaaatttccagaaaTTCGCCACAGAAAGTCCAAATTTTCTCTACTTGGACGATTGCGGAAGATCAG GTTGTTCTAGACTTTGTCAACACGCAGAGTTGTCTTCGGCAGAGCTCGATAGCAACTTTGG cagaccccctagctcggcgacttgggggactcctactacatggtttgtatcgcgcttgaccaagcctgaaactacaagtaagcttcaagtgaaattgatacattaccttgtgcatctccaccagttaaagataccacccctggatggaggaagagtacttccagagaatatgccacatctacctatgagacagataaggcaagtcaagacgacatcacactccgatacttag